The Hymenobacter baengnokdamensis genome includes a region encoding these proteins:
- a CDS encoding S9 family peptidase: MKKLFPVLLLLAAPAMAQETQYHEPPAAIRDLLLAPPTPRVSLSSDGSVLAILAVQDFPTIAELSQPELRLAGLRLNPRTNGPSRVSYAVGLQFKRLPGGAEMPVQGLPAQARISNPSWSPDNKYLAFSLTTPASEGTAGRVELWVADVATNSARRLLTTPLNETFGTAFEWLSDSQTLLARVVPAGRGPAPAADATPTGPAVQEAGSGKKSGARTYQDLLKNPADEHLFDYYATAQLVKVKLADGSAQPLGEPGVLRSVSPSPDGRYVLVRTAHKPYSYTLPISSFPQRIDVLDVATGSLVKTIADLPLADNVPTNFDAVPTGPRDHAWRTDVPATLSYAEAQDGGDPKVKTAIREKVYLLPAPFSGPAQELAALPLRYAGLTWGTDHLALVDGYRWADRHETTWQLDPAAPGQPLKVLFDGSSQDTYHNPGTPVTRRNAQGRYVLRLSQGGQAIYLSGQGASPEGDRPFVDELNLQTRKTARLWRSEAPYYEVPVTIFDGKKGQLELLTRRESIDQNPNYYLRELGKKGQPLALTHFANPYAKFGGSFRKQVLHYKRADGVDLTANLYLPPNYKKTDGPLPTLMEAYPVEFKDKANAGQVNGSPYTFTRISWASPVYWVTQGYAVLENATVPIVGEGSAEPNDTYTEQLVSSAKAAIDEGARLGVVDPARVAVMGHSYGAFMTANLLAHSNLFKAGIARSGAYNRTLTPFGFQGEERTYWQAKGVYDAMSPFNFADKIKTPILLIHGEADNNSGTFPIQSERFYAALKGQGATVRYVVLPAEAHSYAARENLLHMLWEMDSWLNKYVKAPAPAVN, from the coding sequence CGCACCAATGGCCCGAGCCGGGTAAGCTACGCCGTAGGGCTGCAGTTTAAGCGCCTGCCCGGTGGGGCCGAAATGCCGGTGCAGGGCCTGCCCGCCCAGGCCCGCATCAGCAACCCGAGCTGGTCGCCGGATAATAAATACCTGGCTTTCAGCCTGACCACGCCCGCCAGCGAAGGCACCGCGGGCCGCGTGGAGCTGTGGGTGGCCGACGTAGCCACGAACTCGGCGCGCCGCCTGCTGACCACGCCGCTCAACGAAACCTTCGGGACGGCCTTCGAATGGCTGTCGGATAGCCAGACACTGCTGGCGCGCGTGGTGCCCGCCGGCCGTGGGCCGGCCCCGGCCGCCGATGCTACGCCCACCGGCCCGGCCGTGCAGGAAGCCGGCAGCGGCAAAAAGTCGGGAGCCCGCACTTACCAGGATTTGCTAAAAAATCCGGCCGACGAGCACCTTTTCGATTATTATGCTACCGCACAGCTGGTGAAAGTAAAGCTGGCCGACGGCTCGGCCCAGCCGCTCGGCGAGCCGGGCGTTCTGCGGTCGGTGTCGCCCTCGCCCGACGGGCGCTACGTGCTGGTGCGGACGGCGCACAAGCCCTATTCGTACACCTTGCCCATCAGCAGCTTTCCGCAGCGGATTGACGTGCTCGACGTGGCTACGGGCAGCCTGGTCAAAACCATTGCCGACCTGCCGCTGGCCGACAACGTGCCTACCAACTTCGATGCCGTGCCCACCGGCCCGCGCGACCACGCCTGGCGCACCGACGTGCCGGCCACGCTCTCCTATGCGGAGGCGCAGGATGGCGGCGACCCCAAGGTAAAGACTGCCATCAGGGAAAAGGTATATCTGCTGCCCGCGCCCTTTAGTGGTCCGGCGCAGGAACTGGCGGCCCTGCCGCTGCGCTACGCTGGCCTTACCTGGGGCACCGACCACCTGGCGCTGGTAGATGGCTACCGCTGGGCCGACCGCCACGAAACCACCTGGCAGCTCGACCCCGCTGCCCCTGGCCAGCCCCTGAAAGTGCTGTTCGATGGCTCGTCGCAGGATACGTACCACAACCCCGGCACGCCGGTTACGCGCCGCAACGCCCAGGGCCGCTACGTGCTGCGCCTGAGCCAGGGTGGCCAGGCAATTTACCTGTCGGGGCAGGGTGCTTCGCCCGAGGGCGACCGGCCCTTTGTGGACGAGCTGAACCTTCAGACCAGAAAAACCGCCCGCCTGTGGCGCTCCGAAGCGCCGTACTACGAAGTGCCGGTAACTATTTTCGACGGTAAAAAAGGCCAGCTGGAGCTGCTGACCCGCCGCGAATCCATCGACCAGAACCCGAACTACTACCTGCGCGAGCTGGGTAAAAAAGGCCAGCCGCTGGCTCTCACGCACTTTGCCAACCCGTACGCTAAGTTTGGCGGCAGCTTCCGCAAGCAGGTGCTGCACTACAAGCGGGCCGATGGCGTAGACCTCACAGCCAACCTCTACCTGCCCCCGAACTACAAAAAGACCGACGGCCCGCTGCCCACCCTGATGGAGGCGTACCCCGTCGAGTTTAAGGATAAAGCCAACGCGGGCCAGGTGAATGGCTCGCCCTACACGTTTACGCGCATTAGTTGGGCCTCGCCCGTGTACTGGGTAACGCAGGGCTATGCCGTGCTCGAAAACGCCACCGTACCCATCGTGGGGGAAGGCAGCGCCGAGCCCAACGATACCTACACCGAGCAGCTGGTGAGCAGCGCCAAGGCAGCCATTGACGAAGGCGCCCGCCTGGGCGTGGTTGACCCGGCCCGCGTAGCCGTAATGGGCCACAGCTACGGCGCGTTTATGACCGCCAACCTGCTGGCCCACTCCAACTTATTTAAGGCTGGTATTGCACGCAGCGGCGCGTACAACCGCACGCTTACACCCTTTGGCTTTCAGGGGGAAGAGCGTACTTACTGGCAGGCCAAGGGTGTATACGACGCCATGTCACCCTTCAACTTTGCCGATAAAATCAAGACCCCCATCCTGCTTATTCACGGCGAGGCTGATAACAACTCGGGCACCTTTCCCATTCAGAGCGAGCGCTTTTATGCAGCGCTGAAAGGCCAGGGCGCTACCGTGCGCTACGTGGTGCTGCCGGCGGAAGCTCATAGCTACGCCGCCCGCGAAAACCTGCTTCACATGCTCTGGGAAATGGATTCGTGGCTGAACAAGTACGTGAAGGCCCCGGCTCCGGCAGTGAACTAG
- a CDS encoding M20/M25/M40 family metallo-hydrolase yields the protein MKKRHLLSGLLPVVAVMLLAAAPPATVLRKVRQYRQQHEHELLAEYSRLLAIPNVAADTAGMHRTAATIAAMMRQRGIADVQLLKAASPAVPPAVYGEVRVPGATRTIVFYAHYDGQPVNPSQWAAGLSPFQPVLASGSLAKGGALLPMPAPGTPLNSDWRLYARGSSDDKAGVMAIISGYQALAQSGIRPTVNLKFFFEGEEEAGSPHLAELLARHRALLQSDLWIICDGPVHQSGRKQVVFGAHGDVNVALTVYGPRRPLHSGHYGNWAPNPAMALARLLGSMKDSTGRVTIAGFYDDVVPLTATEQAALRRIPIIDDDIRRELGFARPDGQGQSLVELLNQPSLNINGMRSANVGPQAANVIPTTAEAVLDLRLVLGNDYQRQIQKVVRHIEHQGFFVTHAEPTDAERAQYPRLVRVVPATGYNAQRTPMDSPLAGRVVQAVQSTVTEPVVLLPTSGGSLPLYVFKQELGTTTLTVPVANYDNNQHAENENIRLGNLWDGIETMAALMTMK from the coding sequence ATGAAAAAACGCCATTTGCTGAGTGGGCTGCTGCCCGTGGTTGCTGTGATGCTACTGGCGGCGGCCCCGCCAGCTACAGTGCTGAGAAAAGTGCGACAGTATCGCCAGCAGCACGAGCACGAACTGCTGGCCGAATACTCGCGGCTGCTGGCCATCCCCAACGTAGCGGCCGATACGGCGGGGATGCACCGCACTGCCGCCACCATCGCGGCCATGATGCGCCAGCGCGGCATTGCCGATGTGCAGCTGCTTAAAGCTGCTTCACCTGCTGTGCCACCCGCCGTGTATGGCGAGGTTCGGGTTCCTGGTGCCACCCGCACCATCGTGTTTTATGCGCACTACGACGGTCAGCCGGTCAACCCGTCGCAATGGGCGGCGGGCCTCAGTCCTTTTCAACCTGTGTTGGCCAGTGGCTCACTGGCGAAAGGAGGAGCCCTGCTGCCCATGCCTGCGCCGGGCACGCCGCTTAACTCCGACTGGCGTCTCTACGCCCGCGGCAGCTCCGACGATAAGGCCGGCGTAATGGCCATCATTTCGGGCTACCAGGCACTGGCCCAGAGCGGCATCAGGCCTACGGTGAACCTAAAGTTCTTTTTTGAGGGTGAGGAAGAGGCTGGTTCGCCCCACCTGGCCGAACTGCTGGCCCGGCACCGGGCCTTATTGCAATCCGACCTCTGGATAATCTGTGATGGGCCAGTCCACCAGTCGGGCCGCAAGCAGGTAGTATTTGGTGCCCACGGCGATGTGAATGTGGCGCTCACTGTGTACGGGCCCCGGCGCCCGCTGCACAGCGGGCACTATGGCAACTGGGCCCCCAACCCGGCTATGGCGCTGGCCCGCCTGCTGGGCTCTATGAAAGATAGCACCGGCCGCGTCACTATTGCGGGCTTCTACGACGACGTGGTGCCGCTTACTGCCACCGAGCAGGCCGCCCTGCGCCGTATCCCTATTATCGACGATGACATTCGGCGCGAGCTGGGCTTTGCCCGGCCCGACGGCCAGGGGCAGTCGCTGGTCGAGCTACTCAATCAACCCTCGCTGAATATTAATGGGATGCGAAGCGCCAATGTGGGTCCGCAGGCAGCCAACGTTATTCCCACCACGGCCGAAGCAGTGCTGGATTTACGTCTGGTGCTGGGCAACGACTACCAGCGGCAGATTCAGAAAGTAGTGCGGCACATTGAGCACCAAGGCTTTTTCGTAACGCACGCCGAGCCTACCGATGCCGAGCGGGCACAGTACCCGCGCCTGGTGCGGGTGGTGCCTGCTACCGGCTACAATGCCCAGCGCACGCCTATGGATTCGCCCCTGGCCGGACGCGTGGTGCAGGCGGTGCAGAGTACCGTAACGGAGCCGGTGGTGCTATTGCCCACCTCCGGTGGTAGCCTGCCGCTCTATGTATTCAAACAAGAGCTGGGTACAACTACGCTAACCGTGCCCGTTGCCAATTACGATAACAATCAGCACGCTGAAAACGAAAATATCCGGTTGGGTAATCTTTGGGATGGCATTGAGACAATGGCCGCGCTTATGACGATGAAGTAA
- a CDS encoding OmpA family protein: MSEFSSSLRRLLPGAVLLAAGLSATATQAQTPDRKTAIGANVSLLQYQGNLGGDFGVMHFPEQVGVGAHITRYLSPSFDVSLLGNFQNFRYVADAAPKDEFNARIAMFDLGLKLKLNNGKILKEESFIQPYLMGGGGFFVANSRGNYLTFNQNLTTTSGTFFNQVRRPEVFGQAGLRFRLSPAVGLDVTASQHYAFTGDNIDVDNSSSGKYYDRFLVYGAGLTVALGKAKDTDGDGVPDRKDKCPNTPAGVKVDVNGCPVDTDGDGVADYQDKCPTVKGLPALQGCPDADGDGVADNDDKCPNTPAGVRVDATGCPLDADGDGVPDYLDKCPGTPSGVKVDATGCPLDRDGDGVPDYQDRCPDRAGPASNKGCPEIKAEAKKILNEATKYIQFDFDKATLKPSSYPKLQQMVQIMNDYPDYSLSIAGHTDSKGDDAYNLRLSYERAASARAYMLSKGIPAARIESRGYGETKPIADNKTAAGQALNRRVDFDPFLTGEPNAAEVKYGPAPAEPTEAEVKKAATKKAPARKAPAHKAPVKRKK, from the coding sequence ATGAGCGAATTCTCTTCCTCCCTCCGCCGGCTACTGCCAGGAGCGGTGCTGCTGGCCGCCGGGCTGAGTGCCACGGCAACCCAAGCCCAGACGCCCGACCGTAAAACGGCCATTGGGGCTAATGTTAGCCTGCTGCAATACCAAGGCAACCTCGGTGGTGATTTTGGGGTGATGCACTTCCCTGAGCAGGTAGGTGTGGGCGCGCATATCACTCGCTACCTGTCGCCGTCGTTCGATGTAAGCTTGCTCGGCAATTTCCAGAACTTTCGTTACGTCGCAGATGCAGCGCCGAAGGATGAGTTCAACGCCCGCATTGCCATGTTTGACCTGGGCTTGAAGCTAAAGCTCAACAATGGTAAGATTCTGAAGGAGGAATCATTCATTCAGCCTTACCTGATGGGCGGCGGCGGCTTCTTTGTCGCCAACAGCCGGGGCAACTACCTTACCTTCAACCAAAACCTGACGACCACGAGCGGCACCTTTTTCAACCAGGTGCGGCGCCCCGAAGTGTTTGGCCAGGCAGGCCTGCGTTTCCGTCTCTCGCCCGCAGTGGGGCTTGATGTAACCGCCAGCCAGCACTACGCCTTTACCGGCGATAATATCGATGTCGACAACTCGAGCAGCGGCAAGTATTATGACCGCTTTCTGGTGTATGGTGCTGGCCTGACGGTAGCATTGGGCAAAGCCAAGGATACGGACGGCGATGGCGTGCCCGACCGCAAGGACAAGTGCCCCAATACGCCCGCCGGGGTGAAGGTGGACGTCAACGGCTGCCCGGTTGACACCGACGGCGATGGCGTAGCCGACTACCAGGATAAGTGCCCCACCGTGAAAGGGCTGCCGGCCCTGCAGGGCTGCCCCGATGCTGACGGCGACGGCGTGGCCGACAACGACGACAAGTGCCCCAACACCCCGGCCGGCGTGCGCGTCGACGCCACGGGCTGCCCGCTCGATGCTGATGGCGATGGCGTGCCCGACTACCTCGACAAGTGCCCCGGCACTCCCTCGGGCGTGAAGGTGGATGCCACTGGCTGCCCGCTCGACCGCGACGGCGACGGCGTACCCGACTACCAGGACCGCTGCCCCGACCGCGCCGGCCCGGCCTCCAACAAAGGCTGCCCCGAGATTAAGGCCGAGGCCAAGAAAATCCTCAATGAGGCCACCAAGTACATCCAGTTCGACTTCGACAAGGCTACCCTGAAGCCGTCCTCGTATCCGAAGCTGCAGCAGATGGTGCAAATCATGAACGACTACCCGGATTATAGCCTCAGCATTGCCGGCCACACCGACAGCAAGGGCGATGATGCCTACAACCTGCGCCTGAGCTACGAGCGCGCCGCCTCGGCCCGCGCTTACATGCTGAGCAAAGGCATTCCGGCCGCCCGCATCGAGAGCCGGGGCTATGGCGAAACCAAGCCCATTGCCGACAACAAGACGGCCGCCGGCCAGGCCCTGAACCGCCGGGTGGACTTCGACCCCTTCCTGACCGGCGAGCCCAACGCGGCCGAAGTGAAGTACGGCCCGGCCCCGGCCGAGCCCACGGAGGCCGAGGTGAAAAAGGCGGCCACCAAAAAGGCTCCGGCCCGCAAAGCCCCCGCCCATAAGGCCCCGGTGAAGCGCAAGAAGTAA
- the bglX gene encoding beta-glucosidase BglX, whose translation MKHRKSLFGVTLLVALSLASAHAQAPSKPTLPLSDAKMQQFVTSLMQKMTLEEKIGQLNLVSVGFDVTGPVVSKDVDANIKKGLVGAVLNTYTPVAARKLQALAVQESRLHIPLILGYDVIHGHRTIFPIPLGLAASWDMGALERSARIAAEESAADGINWVYSPMVDIARDPRWGRVAEGAGEDPYLGSRVAEAMIRGYQGPTNDLTRPENVMACLKHFALYGAAEAGRDYNTTDMSRQRMYNEYLPPYRAAVKAGVGSVMSSFNDVNGIPATANHWLLTDLLRNQWGFSGFVATDYTAINEMEAHGMGDEKKVSELALKAGVDMDMVGEVFLKQLATNLKEGTVRQADIDQACRRVLEAKYKLGLFQDPYRGVTEERAKATMMKPAYIEEARSITRRTLVLLKNERQTLPLKNTVNIAVVGPLADRARDMIGNWSGAGDGKQAVSILQGIKNVGGSGIRVTYTQGVNVTDDDQLIRRLNAYGGELSIDARPAETTIAEAVRAAQAADVVVAVVGESQGMTGEAASRSDIGLPGRQLDLLKALKATGKPLVLVLVNGRPLALPWENQNADAILETWFGGTQAGNAVADALFGAYNPSGKLTMTFPQSVGQIPIYYNHKSTGRPYAGVLLDKYKSRYLDISNDPLYPFGFGLSYTTFSYSKPTISKNILRPGEGLAVNVTVQNTGQYDGEEIAQLYIRDLVGSSTRPVKELKGFQKILLKKGESRQLTFHLTADDLKFYNDDLKFVAEPGDFQVFVGGNSRDVQAASFTLAK comes from the coding sequence ATGAAACACCGCAAGTCGCTCTTCGGGGTCACGCTGCTCGTGGCCCTGAGCCTGGCCAGCGCCCACGCCCAAGCTCCCTCCAAACCCACCCTTCCCCTCTCCGACGCCAAAATGCAGCAGTTCGTAACGAGCCTGATGCAAAAAATGACGCTCGAGGAAAAAATTGGGCAACTCAACCTCGTTTCGGTGGGCTTCGACGTGACCGGGCCGGTGGTGAGCAAGGACGTGGACGCCAACATCAAGAAGGGCCTGGTGGGCGCGGTACTCAATACCTATACTCCGGTGGCGGCCCGCAAGCTGCAAGCCCTGGCCGTGCAGGAATCGCGGCTGCATATTCCGCTTATATTAGGCTACGACGTTATTCACGGGCACCGCACCATCTTCCCGATTCCGCTGGGGCTGGCCGCCAGCTGGGACATGGGCGCCCTGGAGCGCAGCGCCCGCATTGCGGCCGAAGAATCGGCCGCCGATGGCATCAACTGGGTGTACTCGCCGATGGTAGACATTGCCCGCGACCCGCGCTGGGGCCGCGTGGCCGAAGGGGCCGGCGAAGACCCCTACCTGGGCTCGCGCGTTGCCGAGGCCATGATTCGCGGCTACCAGGGCCCCACCAACGACCTGACCCGCCCCGAGAATGTGATGGCCTGCCTCAAGCACTTTGCGCTCTATGGCGCGGCCGAGGCCGGGCGCGACTACAACACTACCGACATGAGCCGGCAGCGTATGTACAACGAGTACCTGCCGCCCTACCGCGCCGCCGTAAAAGCCGGCGTGGGCTCGGTAATGTCTTCGTTTAATGACGTTAACGGCATCCCGGCCACGGCCAACCACTGGCTGCTGACGGATTTGCTGCGCAACCAGTGGGGCTTCAGCGGCTTCGTGGCTACCGATTACACCGCCATCAACGAGATGGAAGCCCACGGCATGGGCGATGAGAAAAAGGTGTCGGAGCTGGCCCTGAAAGCGGGCGTCGATATGGACATGGTGGGCGAAGTATTTTTAAAGCAGCTGGCTACCAACCTGAAAGAAGGCACCGTACGCCAGGCCGATATCGACCAGGCCTGCCGCCGCGTGCTGGAAGCCAAGTATAAGCTCGGCCTCTTTCAGGACCCGTACCGGGGCGTGACGGAGGAGCGCGCCAAGGCCACGATGATGAAGCCGGCTTATATCGAGGAAGCCCGCTCCATTACGCGGCGCACGCTGGTGCTGCTTAAGAACGAACGGCAAACGCTGCCGCTAAAAAACACCGTTAATATTGCCGTAGTAGGGCCGCTGGCCGACCGCGCCCGCGACATGATTGGCAACTGGAGCGGAGCCGGCGATGGCAAGCAGGCTGTTTCTATCCTGCAGGGAATCAAGAATGTGGGCGGGTCCGGTATCCGGGTGACGTATACGCAGGGCGTAAACGTGACCGACGACGACCAGCTGATTCGGCGCCTTAATGCCTACGGCGGCGAGCTGAGCATCGACGCCCGCCCCGCTGAAACCACCATTGCCGAGGCCGTGCGCGCGGCCCAGGCGGCCGACGTGGTCGTGGCCGTGGTGGGCGAAAGCCAGGGCATGACCGGCGAAGCTGCCAGCCGCTCCGACATTGGCCTGCCCGGCCGCCAGCTCGACCTGCTCAAAGCCCTGAAAGCCACTGGCAAGCCCCTCGTGCTTGTACTCGTAAACGGCCGCCCGCTGGCCCTGCCCTGGGAAAACCAAAACGCCGATGCCATTCTGGAAACGTGGTTTGGCGGTACGCAAGCCGGCAACGCCGTGGCCGATGCCCTCTTCGGGGCCTACAACCCATCGGGCAAGCTCACCATGACTTTTCCGCAGTCGGTGGGGCAGATTCCGATTTACTATAATCATAAGAGTACCGGCCGCCCTTACGCCGGCGTGTTGCTCGATAAGTACAAGTCGCGCTACCTCGATATCTCCAACGACCCGCTCTATCCTTTTGGCTTCGGCCTGAGCTACACCACGTTTAGCTACTCCAAGCCAACCATCAGCAAAAATATCCTGCGCCCCGGCGAAGGCCTTGCCGTGAACGTAACGGTGCAGAATACCGGCCAATACGATGGCGAAGAAATAGCCCAGCTCTATATTCGCGACCTCGTGGGCTCCAGCACTCGCCCGGTGAAAGAATTGAAGGGCTTCCAGAAAATCCTGCTTAAAAAGGGCGAAAGCCGCCAGCTGACCTTTCACCTCACGGCCGACGACCTCAAGTTTTACAACGACGACCTCAAGTTTGTGGCCGAGCCCGGCGACTTCCAGGTATTCGTGGGCGGCAACTCGCGCGACGTGCAGGCGGCCAGCTTCACGCTGGCGAAGTAA